The following proteins are co-located in the Hydrogenophaga sp. RAC07 genome:
- the nuoK gene encoding NADH-quinone oxidoreductase subunit NuoK translates to MSVTLGHFLAVGAILFALSVVGIFLNRKNLIVLLMAIELMLLAVNMNFVAFSHFLGDMHGQVFVFFILTVAAAESAIGLAILVLLFRNKNSISVEELNTLKG, encoded by the coding sequence ATGAGCGTGACCCTGGGCCATTTCCTCGCCGTCGGCGCCATCCTGTTCGCGCTGTCGGTGGTCGGCATCTTCCTGAACCGCAAGAACCTCATCGTGCTGCTCATGGCCATCGAGCTGATGCTGCTCGCGGTCAACATGAACTTCGTGGCGTTCTCGCATTTCCTGGGTGACATGCACGGCCAGGTGTTCGTGTTCTTCATCCTGACCGTGGCCGCTGCCGAATCGGCGATCGGCCTGGCCATCCTTGTGCTGCTGTTCCGCAACAAGAATTCGATCAGCGTCGAAGAGCTCAACACGCTCAAAGGCTGA
- a CDS encoding NADH-quinone oxidoreductase subunit J, producing MDYQTGFFYLFAAVLLFAAFRVITARNPVHAVLFLMLAFSQASALWLLLKAEFLGITLVLVYLGAVMVLFLFVVMMLDINMDGVRKGFWKHFPLAAILGGFVAAELIAVLFVGFPSLAANPDAVNTGINAANYSNTRELGLLLYTEYLYPIEVAAVILLVAMVAAIALTLRQRKDSKAINPGLQVHVRARDRLVVLPMNATQKAAPAVVAVTAEEGKPS from the coding sequence ATGGATTACCAGACCGGCTTTTTTTACCTCTTTGCCGCGGTGCTGCTGTTTGCAGCCTTCCGCGTCATCACCGCGCGCAATCCTGTGCACGCGGTGTTGTTCCTGATGCTGGCTTTTTCGCAGGCGTCTGCGTTGTGGTTGCTGCTGAAGGCGGAGTTCCTCGGCATCACGCTGGTGCTGGTCTACCTGGGCGCGGTGATGGTGCTGTTCCTGTTCGTCGTGATGATGCTCGACATCAACATGGACGGTGTGCGCAAGGGTTTCTGGAAACACTTTCCGCTCGCTGCCATCCTCGGCGGTTTTGTGGCGGCCGAACTCATCGCCGTGCTGTTCGTCGGCTTTCCGAGCCTGGCGGCCAACCCCGATGCGGTGAACACCGGCATCAACGCGGCCAACTACTCCAACACGCGCGAGCTCGGCTTGCTGCTCTACACCGAGTACCTGTACCCCATTGAAGTGGCTGCTGTGATCCTGCTGGTGGCCATGGTCGCGGCCATCGCGCTCACCCTGCGCCAGCGCAAGGACAGCAAGGCCATCAACCCCGGTCTGCAAGTGCATGTTCGCGCCCGGGACCGCCTGGTGGTGCTGCCGATGAACGCCACGCAGAAAGCCGCACCCGCAGTCGTTGCGGTGACCGCCGAGGAGGGCAAACCATCATGA